The DNA region CGGCGCCGACCGGCGGGCGGTGCGCCGGATCGCGGCGGGCGAGGCGCTCTTCGGCGCGCTGTTCGGCCTCGCGCTCGGTGCCGTGTTCTTCCTCGGCGTACGGCAGTTGGTGGGCGTCGTCGACATCTGGAAGGTCAGCGCGTTCCCCTCCGACATGGTGCCGCTGCCCGGGCTCGCCGTGCTGATCGCGCTGGCCGTGCCGATCTCGTCCGTGCTCGTCACGGTGATCTCGCTGCGCGCCGTCGCCATCGAGCCGCTCGGCGTCGTCCGCAGCACGACGGCACGCAAGCGGCGGCTGTGGTGGCGGCTGATTCTGCCCGTCGGCGGCCTGGTGATCCTGCTCAACCAGGACCAGGTGACCCGCACCGCGGGCGAGAACGTGCAGGTGTACTCCATCGCCGCGGGCGCCACCCTCGTCCTGGTGGGCCTCGCGACGCTGATGCCCTGGCTGGTCGAGGCGGCCGTGGCGAGGCTCCGCGGTGGGCCCGTGCCCTGGCAGCTCGCCACCCGGCGGCTGCAGTTGAGCAGCGGCACGGCGGCCCGCGCGGTCAGCGGCATCACGGTCGCGGTGGCGGGCGCGGTCGCCCTGCAGATGCTCTTCGCGTCCATGCACGACGACTTCAACACCACCACCGACCAGGACCCGCGGCGCGCCCAGCTCCACGTCAGCTCGCCGGAGGCCAGCGGCCCGCTGGCCCAGCGGATGATCGAGGACTTCCGTGCCGCGAAGGGCGTCAAGGGCGTCATCGGCCGGGTCTCGTCGTACGTGGTCAAGCCGGGCGAGCTGAAGAAGGCCGACGACATGCGGCCCACCACGGAGCTGTCCGTCGGCACCTGCGCGACCTTGCGCGAGCTGGCGCGGGTGACATCCTGCGCGGACGGCGACACCTTCGTCGTGCACTCCGGGGACCGCGCGCTGGACCAGTGGGTGGACCAGGCGGCACGGCCCGGCGCGAAGCTGGACCTCAACAGCGAGAGCTGGGGCGACTACGCGGGCGAGGGGCACGGCAAGCACGTCCCGTGGACGCTGCCGAAGTCGTCCCGCACGATCACCTCGCGCCCGGACCCGGCGGGTGACCGCTACTACGGCATCTTCGTGACGCCCGGCGCGATCGACGTGGCGAAGCTGTCGGACGCGAGCACCCAGGCCATGGTGCAGATCGACCCGAAGGTCGAGGACGCCGAGGAGTACGTGCGCAACGCGGCCACGCAGATCGATCCGCTGATCCGCGTGTACACGATCCGCATGATCGAGCGCGACAAGCAGTACGCCTCCGTGCAGAAGGGCCTGCA from Streptomyces flavofungini includes:
- a CDS encoding FtsX-like permease family protein yields the protein MSTTRTKPVAPPDAGDRPTGPTGVRAWLRDLAMGIRFAVGGGREGWVRTGLTAVGVGLGVALLLGAASVPDLLANRDARATARQPADTMSAKKIEPSDSTILIVDAGTDFRDSEIGGRSVRADGGDPVRPPGVSELPKGGEMVVSPALRDLMNSSEGELLKERFKGYRVTGTIGDAGLMSPKELYYYTGSDTLTKEQGAHRVKEFGYKDPAEPLDPLLVVLVVLICVVLLTPVLIFIGTAVRFGGERRDQRLAALRLVGADRRAVRRIAAGEALFGALFGLALGAVFFLGVRQLVGVVDIWKVSAFPSDMVPLPGLAVLIALAVPISSVLVTVISLRAVAIEPLGVVRSTTARKRRLWWRLILPVGGLVILLNQDQVTRTAGENVQVYSIAAGATLVLVGLATLMPWLVEAAVARLRGGPVPWQLATRRLQLSSGTAARAVSGITVAVAGAVALQMLFASMHDDFNTTTDQDPRRAQLHVSSPEASGPLAQRMIEDFRAAKGVKGVIGRVSSYVVKPGELKKADDMRPTTELSVGTCATLRELARVTSCADGDTFVVHSGDRALDQWVDQAARPGAKLDLNSESWGDYAGEGHGKHVPWTLPKSSRTITSRPDPAGDRYYGIFVTPGAIDVAKLSDASTQAMVQIDPKVEDAEEYVRNAATQIDPLIRVYTIRMIERDKQYASVQKGLQAGAIATMMLIAASMLVSTLEQLRERKRLLAALTAFGTRRSSMAWSVLWQTAVPVVLGLGLAIVGGLALGAVMCRMVDKGVTDWLVFLPLGAAGAALVAVVTLLSLPALWRMMRPDGLRTE